A section of the Methanoregula formicica SMSP genome encodes:
- a CDS encoding TIGR01458 family HAD-type hydrolase has protein sequence MTGRASSGHDKMNIEGLLIDLDGVIYQGGKAIPGARTTLEFLGKHDIPFRCISNTTRKCRQTICTQLSGMGIDIPQDHIVTPPLTAIAYMRQKRKTRFHLLVTGDVSLDFAGIGGHVPGSTDYVIVGDVGEEATYNNLNTAFRLLMEGAELIALEKDRYWMAQDGLALSAGPFVSALEYATGKTAILMGKPSKTFFDLALKDMALPPERVAMIGDDLLTDVGGAKQAGMKGILVRTGKYREDLLHKSAVAPDVIIGSVADVPDILEG, from the coding sequence ATGACAGGCCGGGCCTCTTCCGGCCATGATAAGATGAACATAGAGGGTCTGTTGATCGATCTCGATGGCGTGATTTACCAGGGAGGAAAAGCAATCCCCGGGGCCCGTACGACACTGGAATTCCTGGGAAAACATGATATTCCATTTCGCTGTATCTCGAATACCACGCGGAAATGCCGGCAGACAATCTGCACACAGTTGTCGGGTATGGGCATTGATATCCCACAAGATCATATCGTTACCCCTCCGCTGACAGCCATCGCGTACATGAGACAGAAGAGAAAAACACGGTTCCACCTTCTCGTGACAGGTGATGTGAGCCTGGACTTTGCCGGTATTGGCGGTCACGTCCCGGGATCGACGGACTATGTGATTGTCGGCGATGTCGGGGAGGAAGCTACCTATAATAACCTCAATACTGCATTCCGGCTCCTCATGGAAGGGGCAGAACTGATTGCTCTTGAGAAAGACCGGTACTGGATGGCACAGGACGGCCTTGCACTCTCCGCGGGGCCGTTTGTCTCTGCCCTTGAATACGCAACAGGAAAGACCGCGATCCTGATGGGAAAGCCGTCGAAAACGTTCTTTGATCTCGCGCTTAAGGATATGGCTCTTCCCCCGGAACGGGTCGCGATGATCGGCGATGATCTCCTTACGGATGTGGGAGGCGCGAAGCAGGCAGGCATGAAGGGGATTCTTGTAAGGACCGGGAAATACCGGGAAGATCTTCTGCACAAATCTGCAGTTGCACCGGATGTGATTATCGGGTCAGTTGCTGATGTACCGGATATCCTTGAAGGGTAA
- a CDS encoding ribonuclease H-like domain-containing protein, whose product MSVIPASSRIGALWQQRMQSMREYSVVRDGNAFEAGFSDSVIFSSEYDRARGFLDTLLDRYGGVAFDTVFRGREIANEGGTCFALESRQGYSFPSLDSEQLRARLLGDLTLVHGIGPAIRKRLNTRGYHSIPDLLEHPCFRQQAKTVLSCISGGDSSSIMDLAGSRHSRSHPSVLGAATLHEPEDFVFLDIETLGLFSRPIILFGIGVIERGNLIVYQYLLRDIAEEQAALIATMDHVSGDRPALVTFNGKSFDFPYLADRLAYYGLGCPAKIPHFDVLHFSRRRWKGRFPSLRLAALEREVLNVTREDDVPGQMVPEFYEQYLRSGNPGPLVPIVEHNRQDVVSLARLFSYLLEEAHGGC is encoded by the coding sequence ATGTCTGTCATACCGGCCTCCTCTCGAATCGGCGCACTCTGGCAGCAGCGGATGCAATCGATGCGGGAATATTCCGTTGTCCGCGACGGGAATGCGTTTGAGGCCGGTTTCTCGGACTCCGTGATCTTTTCATCGGAATATGACCGGGCCCGCGGATTTCTCGACACGCTCCTGGACCGGTATGGTGGTGTGGCATTCGACACAGTCTTCCGCGGCAGGGAAATTGCAAACGAGGGGGGTACCTGTTTTGCCCTGGAATCCCGCCAGGGGTATTCTTTCCCTTCGCTGGACAGCGAACAGTTGAGAGCCCGCCTTCTTGGAGACCTGACTCTTGTTCATGGCATCGGTCCCGCGATCCGGAAACGGCTCAATACACGGGGATATCACTCCATCCCCGACCTCCTGGAGCATCCCTGTTTCCGGCAGCAGGCAAAAACGGTCCTTTCCTGTATCTCAGGGGGTGACAGTTCATCCATCATGGACCTTGCCGGCAGCCGGCATTCACGGTCCCATCCATCGGTCCTGGGTGCAGCAACTCTCCACGAGCCGGAAGATTTTGTATTCCTGGATATCGAGACGCTCGGTCTTTTCTCCCGTCCCATCATCCTCTTCGGTATCGGTGTTATCGAACGCGGGAACCTCATCGTCTACCAGTACCTCCTGCGCGATATTGCTGAAGAGCAGGCAGCGCTAATCGCCACGATGGATCACGTGTCCGGAGACCGGCCGGCCCTTGTCACGTTCAATGGCAAATCCTTTGACTTCCCCTATCTCGCGGATCGCCTGGCGTACTATGGTCTGGGATGTCCGGCAAAAATCCCCCACTTCGATGTCCTCCATTTCAGCCGGCGCCGGTGGAAAGGCCGGTTTCCCTCCCTGCGGCTTGCGGCTCTTGAACGCGAGGTCCTGAATGTCACCAGGGAAGACGATGTCCCCGGCCAGATGGTCCCGGAATTCTACGAGCAGTATCTCCGGTCCGGCAATCCCGGCCCCCTTGTCCCCATCGTGGAACACAACCGCCAGGACGTGGTTTCGCTGGCCCGCCTCTTCTCATACCTGCTGGAGGAGGCACATGGCGGTTGCTGA